Genomic DNA from Macadamia integrifolia cultivar HAES 741 chromosome 6, SCU_Mint_v3, whole genome shotgun sequence:
CTAGCCAGCTCCCCCCCAACCTTTTCCAATCAAAGCAGAAAGATGAAAGGTAGCAGTACTGAACTTCCCCAAAAGTCTCTCCAAATTAAGGAGGACGACAAGTTCTTCTCTAGACTTCTAAGCAAGGAGAGATCCATGGCTAATTCATCCTTCAGAGGTGCAGCAGGTGCAGTTCCATTCTTGTGGGAGTCTCAGCCTGGTACACCTAAACACACATTTACTCATACCTCTCTCCCTCCACTCAcccctcctccttccttccaTTCTCTTCCCAAGaaaaaatcagtgaagaagccTTCAAAATCCAACCTTATTCACACTATATTACCAAAACTTTATATGAAGAAATCCCAagttccaccaccaccaccatcaccatctccATCACCACCATCTTCATTGTCATGGTCATCCTCGttgtcttcatcatcatcatcatcttccacCCCAACCACCCCTTCTAACATGAACCGTTTCCATAGGCGAATTTCAAGTTCTAGATtatcttttgattccaagggAGATGATGATCAGTATGAGGGCTTTGGATATGCCTCTTCAACCTTATGCTTTGGTGTGGGTCGAGTGAGTACTGCTAGTGAGCTTAGTGGCTGTAACTCAATCATGGCTATGAAGAATGCTTTCTTATCTATTGTTGGCCATCGATCTGATCGAGGTACAACCACTGTGTGATTAATACAGTGTTTATGTTCTTTATCTCTGTTGTTCcatttattgtcttttttttttttttttttgagatgtAAAATCCATGTATGTGATTTAACTGAGAACCAAAGTGGTGGGAGAAAGACAATGTATTGGGAAACTGGAAGTAGATTTTTGTTCTTGAAAAATAACAAGAAAATTCATGATAGGATGAATGAAACTTATGTTCTTCCATCGGTCTCCAttgtccttcttcttctttttcttctcttctagatTAAAACCTTAAGAGAGGTGAAGCTAAATAAAGATGTAGCTTAATTGGGTAATGGGCATATTCCATTTCTTCCCATTGTTGAGTGTTGTttgcttagagagagagagagagagagagagagagagagagagagagagagagagagagagagagagagagagagagagagagagagagagagagagagagaggattccCCGCCGACAGGATCATTGAATTCATAAGGGATGGTCCCGGGTATAGTAAGACCACTAAATTCATGGGCTACCACCATTCAAAAGGGCCATAGACCAGAAGTTAATGAAACTGGTTTACAACTCATAAACCTGCAACTACTCATCATTCCTAGGACTACTCGCGTTGGAAATAGAACCCATTTTATGAATCTATCAATCAAGCATTTCAGATTAGAGGGTGAGATGTGTCTCAATTTACATCACAAGTACAAAGGTTTTTGGAGGAGGATGagttgatttgaaatactactggTAATACTTGATAGCTAGGCTTGGTTACTATTTTAGTTAATGGAAATGCTCACATCTTCAAGTAGTAGTTTCCAGGGAGGGGAAGCAATGTAACAAATACcctgttgggggggggggggcattgATCATAGAGGTACATATTGAATTGATCAGATCAGATCAGGTCTTCATCTTCATATGAAATTGTGAATCTGACTTTTTTAAATGGGTTAATTTAATGCAAAGAAGAAAGATTGGTACAGGTTCTCTGTCTCAGTATTTAATATTGTATGAAGTCttgtttaaaatataaaaccttcTTCCCTTGTCGTTACGTATTTGAGTGAAGGAAGAATCTATTGAAGCTTCTGAGGTCACTAATATTTAAATAATCCCTGATTTTCTTTCAGTTAAAACTACCCCATATATTTGCATTTAATTTTTGGCTTTCTATCCATTCCCAACTGTGCCCATAGATTCATCAATTACTTTACTTTTAATAATCGGTGACACGTGCCCACATATATATGGTTGTCTCTGGGGTCTCCAGCTAGGTCTCAGCAGTTAAGATCATGAATTATATATGGGCTGTAGTTATCTGAGTAGAGCctcttttttttcaaacaagagGATGCATGAGCTCCTTGGGGCTGGAATCCTCCCCTTATCTTGCAGTTCATGGGAAGAAGATAAACACAGTTAATCACTTTTGGTATCTAAAACACTGCTTGTAATTAAGAGGTTCTTTTGAGAATTGGATGTTTATGAACTTGTGGCAGGCTGGGAGTTAATGCCTGCATATCTTTTGGAGCTAAGGTGCAATGGACAAAGTTAATTTGAATGTTAATAAATGCAAAATCTGTTAACTTTGCCTTTCAATAGTGTCAATTTCTATTTAAAATTTATGAGATTCAGGttataataattaataagagaaacgaacactaggatagcctaatGGTAGTAGCTTCGACTTATGGAGCCGGCACCCAAGGGAGGAgggtcgtgggatcgaaccttGTCGTActcattgtgtgagtgtgtgtgtgtgtgtgtattttcttatttattctatacccacccgtgggttgtttagatggttagggcgaactggggattgtgtggattaagCACGcagtctcaggttcgattccccatctgtacatctgtgatttaagtgtAGGGTTCAACCACCATCTTATGGTCTTGAAACATCCTCCCACAAAGTCGATACCTCCCCCTATTGTATGTGTGACAAAGcacaaaatttattatttttgtatatgGATTGAGTTTCCTTCTCTCTTGGTGAGGAGAGAACCTTTTAATCCATTGGATTTGACCATTCAATTGAATTGAGAGAGAATATTTCGGACCTTAAGAGATGAGGAGTGGGAGTTAATGATGACGTTTACTATTCCAGCAGTCCAATCATAATGTCAATCACCATAACTGAAGAGTGAACCCTTGGTGGTAGAAAACTTTCTCTTTGTCTACATAATTAGTTCTAATGAAAGAGTTTATGCACTTTTCCGTTAGCCCTACATCCCAAGTTTCTTAAGTACAGTGAGAGAGTCACTATAGGTGAGGGCGAGAGTCACATGGGAGTGAATGCGAGAGGAGCTCTAAAGCATA
This window encodes:
- the LOC122081036 gene encoding actin cytoskeleton-regulatory complex protein pan1-like; translated protein: MKGSSTELPQKSLQIKEDDKFFSRLLSKERSMANSSFRGAAGAVPFLWESQPGTPKHTFTHTSLPPLTPPPSFHSLPKKKSVKKPSKSNLIHTILPKLYMKKSQVPPPPPSPSPSPPSSLSWSSSLSSSSSSSSTPTTPSNMNRFHRRISSSRLSFDSKGDDDQYEGFGYASSTLCFGVGRVSTASELSGCNSIMAMKNAFLSIVGHRSDRGTTTV